A stretch of the Oncorhynchus clarkii lewisi isolate Uvic-CL-2024 chromosome 9, UVic_Ocla_1.0, whole genome shotgun sequence genome encodes the following:
- the LOC139417449 gene encoding AP-4 complex subunit beta-1-like, with the protein MPYLGDEHTVRELRRALSNPNVQADHLRYRNTIHRVIRVMSQGQDVSGLYSEMVKACATVDIVQKKLVYVFLCSYASLNPELSLLVINTLRKDCSDHNPMVRSLALRNMCNLRLPGLSQYVQQPLTVGLKDKAACVRRVAVLGWAKIHTLQPNTEIDVAVVNELYGLLRDPDPVVMVNCLRALEEILQEEGGVAINKPIAHHLLNRLKLCDVWGQSEVLAVLQRYRPRGEDELFDILSLLDPALLSHHAPVMAATLRLFLSLCSTLPAVCMSALERARGPLLAAAGSTSRELRYAALCHIQLLLRSEPGLMGEHYKRFFCGYAEPPYIKQNKMQVLVELVNDDNVAMVLDELRGYCTDVNTETSQTAINAIGSIGRSYTDRCLAILTGLLGLKQEHITSAVLQTLRDLVWVCPQCGDAVCSALEGWEDNLQDSQGRGALLWLLGVYGDRVTGAPYLLEDCIDAVRSEVSAEVKTELLTATLRLFLSRPAETQDMMGRLLVYCIEEEVDMCVRDQALLYYRLLHCGIEEVRQVLQGGRRSDPSLGPLIGRPPEPISQWASSFNTLEPLTLGASTVGNSDPTTPKPSTLTPNTLTSNAEAMTPTPGDPHLPDCSSGALSLSVSPALTPEEFERLWLQLEKGACLEVCVACPVPRCSPEGLQVALQLVNIQTLAFTPPNTHPWRVYLYTHTSHISTKTPHTLILAELLHTGGEGEKEEEEEGEEEEEGEGEKEEEGEKEGEKEGEEEGEKDGEGEKEGEGDKEGVEEGDGEREKEKGLLVVMRQHPGDQTALRGFLSVLTTVLHTLSTHTA; encoded by the exons ATGCCTTACCTGGGCGATGAGCATACAGTGAGGGAGCTGAGGAGGGCTCTGTCCAACCCAAACGTCCAAGCTGACCACCTACGCTACAGAAACACCATCCACAGAGTCATCAG AGTGATGTCTCAAGGACAAGATGTATCTGGGTTGTACAGTGAGATGGTGAAGGCATGTGCAACGGTGGATATTGTCCAGAAGAAACtggtgtatgtgtttctgtgttcctaTGCCAGTCTGAACCCTGAGCTGTCTCTGCTGGTAATAAACACCCTGAGGAAAGACTGCTCGGATCACAACCCCATGGTTCGCAGCCTGGCCCTACGGAACATGTGCaacctcag actcCCAGGTCTATCACAGTATGTGCAGCAGCCTCTTACAGTGGGACTGAAGGACAAGGCGGCGTGTGTTCGCAGAGTGGCTGTACTGGGCTGGGCCaagatacacacattacaacctaacacagagatag ATGTAGCTGTAGTGAATGAGTTGTATGGGTTGCTAAGGGACCCAGACCCGGTCGTCATGGTGAACTGTCTCCGGGCACTGGAGGAGATTCTACAGGAAGAAGGGGGCGTGGCTATCAACAAACCCATTGCTCACCACCTCCTCaacag ACTGAAGCTATGTGATGTGTGGGGCCAGTCTGAGGTGCTAGCGGTGCTCCAGCGGTATCGGCCTCGCGGCGAAGACGAGCTGTTCGACATACTATCTCTGTTAGACCCCGCCCTTCTCTCGCACCACGCCCCCGTCATGGCCGCCACGCTCCGCCTCTTCCTGTCCCTGTGTTCCACGCTGCCTGCCGTGTGTATGTCGGCACTTGAGAGAGCACGGGGCCCCCTCCTGGCTGCCGCCGGTAGCACCTCCCGGGAACTACGCTATGCAGCGCTATGTCACATCCAG CTGCTGCTCCGTTCTGAGCCTGGTCTGATGGGGGAACACTACAAGCGCTTCTTCTGTGGCTATGCTGAACCACCTTACATCAAACAGAACAAGATGCAG gtgctggttgagttggtgaatgaCGACAACGTGGCGATGGTTCTGGACGAGCTGAGAGGATACTGTACTGACGTCAACACTGAGACCTCACAGACTGCTATCAACGCTATAG GTAGTATAGGGAGGAGCTACACTGACAGGTGTCTGGCCATCCTCACGGGACTACTGGGACTGAAGCAAGAACACATCAcctctg CCGTGCTCCAGACTCTGAGGGACTTAGTGTGGGTGTGTCCTCAGTGTGGAGATGCAGTGTGTTCAGCTCTGGAAGGATGGGAGGACAATCTACAGGACAGTCAG ggtcgTGGGGCCTTGCTGTGGCTGCTGGGTGTCTACGGGGACAGGGTGACTGGCGCCCCCTATCTGCTGGAGGACTGTATAGACGCAGTGAGGAGTGAGGTGTCAGCTGAGGTCAAGACAGAGCTGCTCACTGCAACACTACGGCTGTTCCTGTCCAGACCTGCTGAGACTCAGGACATGATGGGACGACTGCTGGTCTACTGTatag aggaggaagtggacaTGTGTGTGCGTGACCAGGCCCTGCTGTACTACCGGCTGTTGCATTGTGGGATTGAGGAGGTCCGTCAGGTCCTCCAGGGTGGACGACGGTCAGACCCCTCTCTGGGGCCTCTGATTGGACGGCCCCCTGAGCCCATCAGCCAATGGGCATCCAGCTTCAATACCTTGGAGCCTCTAACCCTCGGAGCCTCTACTGTGGGGAACTCTGACCCCACGACCCCCAAGCCCTCCACACTGACCCCCAACACCCTGACCTCTAACGCTGAAGCCATGACCCCTACACCAGGAGACCCCCACCTTCCAG ACTGCAGTAGTGGAgctctgagtctgtctgtgtctccagcTCTGACCCCTGAGGAGTTTGAACGCCTGTGGCTGCAGCTGGAGAAGGGGGCGTGTCTGGAG GTGTGTGTGGCATGTCCTGTTCCCCGCTGTTCCCCGGAGGGCCTGCAGGTGGCGCTACAGCTGGTCAACATCCAGACGCTGGCCTtcacccccccaaacacacaccccTGGAGGGTgtacctctacacacacacctcacacatctCTACaaagacaccacacacactcatactggCAGAACTACTAcacactggaggagagggagagaaagaggaagaggaggagggagaggaagaggaggagggggagggagagaaagaggaagagggagagaaagagggggagaaggagggagaggaagagggggagaaggacggggagggggagaaggagggagagggggataaggagggagtggaagagggggatggagagagagagaaggaaaaaggcTTGCTAGTGGTAATGAGACAGCATCCAGGAGACCAGACAGCTCTGAGAGGATTCCTGTCTGTTCTCACTACTGTcctacacacactgtccacacacacagcctga